Within the Pagrus major chromosome 4, Pma_NU_1.0 genome, the region GGAGTTTGAATACATTGGAGGCTCAAGTCTGCAACATGTCAGCACTTTGAcctccatttgtttttttaccgtAAATATGAACAAAATGGGCATTAATTTTTTTGCGCTCTAAGACAAATATTAcggtaattaaaaaaaaaaaatctttccttttttttctattattgcAGCAACCAATAAATTGAGGCAAACAAATCAAAAGGAAGCCTCAGATTATGCACCGTTAACTGACTTACCACACTAAATGTAATTGGGAgacaaatgtaattaaaaatgtgccaATTATGTTGTTTAGCAAAGTATTAAAGCAGTGATTAAAGATGAGTTCTATGCCAGCAAGACATACATTTATTAATTGAGTAATGCAGAAAATGTAACATGGCAGTTCTGATACCATATTGAGAAGAGAACATCGTCAGTACTCAGAGAGCACTCACATCAGCCTTCAGCCAAGATTACAGACTGCAACAGGTCAGGCTAAATAACACCTACACATGACATCAGGGAGTTTAAATACAATGAAGGCTCAAGTCTGCAACATGTCGAACACTTTGACATCCATTTGTTTTTTACCGTAAGTATGAACTAAATGGGCATCTATTTTTTTTGCCCACACAAATATtatgatacttttttttttttttctgtcattaagaTGGAACAGGACCAACTCAATAAACCATGTTTCCAAACTGTATTCACAGGTTGTGGCTGTGGCAGCTCGCAAGTTAGAGAATGCACAGGAGTTTGCCAAAAAGCACAGCATCTCCCGAGCATATGGCGGCTATGAGGCGCTGGCCAGAGATCCAGACATAGGTGAGTTTCTGTCACACCGTTtgagcagcagatgtttgggATTTTCAGCTTCAGGACACTTCAGTCAAAGCTCAAACTAACGGTAAACACCAACCCTCAGCCATCTGTTGAATCTTCACtaattttcagttcagtttgaccCACAGCTGTTTAAATCTCCTGTTGATATTTGACTGCTTTTACGTGACAGAGTATGCTGTCTTTTACCAGTGTGCTCTCtgcttcttgtgtgtgtgcagatgtggtGTACATTGGAGTTATCCATCCATACCATCTGAGCACCTGTCTGCTCTTTATGAACGCCAAGAAGAATGTGCTGTGTGAGAAGCCGCTGGCCATGAACACCAAGGAGGTGAAGCAGGCCCTGGCCTCTGCCAAGATGAATGACGTCTTCTTCATGGAGGTACGGATGGTGCtgataaaaaatgacaaaaaaaaaaaaaaaaaaacatcttgattcctttaatttcttctccattTTTGTTAGAGCTCTTATTGGAGCTTACagcatttttgttgaaaaagagTGACTGAACAATGACTGCAGTATTCTTATGTGATGCTTCTATTCCTGTTAAAGTGCAGTCTGAGACTCTATAAATCTATaacaaaaaatagtttttcttttttcttttttttttacagtgatacttattttattacaatttttaaaatgaaaatataaatcattCTTGTGtatacaatacaaaacataacataaatgaTTATTCttaacaaaaatgacaaaaatggcacaaaaatgcagttttttttcccttaaattttgagaaaaagttaagggaaaaagtcagaattttttgagaaaaagttaagaaaaaaacagaatttgtggaattttgagaaaaagttaagggtTTATTTTCCCttaaattttgagaaaaagttaaggttAAAAGGGAACATTTTTGGAGAATAAGTtaaggaaaaagtcagaattttaagaaaaagttgaggggaaaaaagtccaaattttgagaaaaagttaagggaaaatAGTCAGATTTTTTAggaaaaagttaaggggaaaagtcaaaaaattttgaaaaagttaaggggaaaagtcaaaatttttttgaaaaagttaaggggaaaagtcaaaatttttagaaaaagttaagggaaaaaaacagaatttttcagaattttgagaaaaagttaagggcacaaaaatggcacaaaaatgCATTGATTCTAATacgggtcatttttgacccactTATGGAAGCTTGGGGtagtaatacaaaaactaaaaagttttaaaatgtatagaAGGTAAATTAAAATTTTCAATGGCAtcacatcaaaaacatgtttttgaggaatttttcagaattttgataaaaagttgaggggaaaaaagccagaattttgagaaaaagtgaagggtttttttcccttaaattttgagaaaaagttgagggaaaaagtcagaattttttgagaaaaagttaagaaaaaaacagaatttgtggaattttgagaaaaagttaagggtTTATTTTCCCttaaattttgagaaaaagttaaggttAAAAGGGAACATTTTTGGAGAATAAGTtaaggaaaaagtcagaattttaagaaaaagttgaggggaaaaaagtcaaaattttgagaaaagttaagggaaaatAGTCagatttttgaggaaaaagttaaggggaaaaaacagaatttttcagaattttgagaaaaagttaagggcacaaaaatggcacaaaaatgCATTGATTCTAATacgggtcatttttgacccactTATGGAAGCTTGGGGtagtaatacaaaaactaaattttttttaaatgtatagaAGGTAAATTAAAATTTTCAATGGCAtcacatcaaaaacatgtttttgaggAATACCTGGaatatgaaatgataacaaATTTTCATTGCGAAGATATTGCAAGAAAACAATGTCAAccgggtcatttttgacccactTGTGCATCTAAGGGTtaagggaaaaagtcagaattttgagaaaaagttaagggaaaaaaggcagaattttgagaaaaagtgaAGGGTTTTTTTCCCTTAAATTTTGAGAAAAGGTTAAGGGTTTTTCCCCCCATAAATTTTGatgaaaagttaagggaaaaagtcagaattttgataaaaagttaaggggaaaagtcaaaatttttagaaaaagttaagaaaaaaacagaattttgcggaattttgagaaaaggttaagggttttttcccccttaaattttgagaaaaattaagggttttttcccccttaaattttgagaaaaagttaaggttAAAAGGGAACATTTTTGGAGAATAAGTtaaggaaaaagtcagaattttgataaaaagttgagggaaaaaaagtccaaattttgagaaaaagttaagggaaaaaataGTCAGATTTTTGAGGAAGACGTTAAGGGGAAAAAtcaaattttgagaaaaagttaagggaaaaaacagaatttttcagaattttgagaaaaagttaagggaaaaaaggTAAATTTTTTGGGAATAAGTtaaggaaaaagtcagaattttaagaaaaagttgagggaaaataGTTagattttttgagaaaaagttaaggggaaaagtcaaaattttgagaaaaaagttttttttcccccttaaattttgatgaaaagttaagggaaaaagtcagaattttgataaaaagtttaggggaaaagtcaaaattttgagaaaaagtaaagagaaaaaaacagaatttttgcggaattttgagaaaaagttaagggtttttttcccccttaaatTTTGAGAAAAGGTTAAGGTTAAAAGGGAACATTTTtggagaaaaagttaagggaaaagtcagaattttgataaaaagttgaggggaaaaaagccagaattttgagaaaaagtgaagggtttttttcccccttaaattttgagaaaaagtttagGGAAAAAAGGTAAATTTTTTGGGAATAAGTtaaggaaaaagtcagaattttaagaaaaagttgagggaaaaaaagtcaaaattttgagaaaaagttaaaggaAAATAGTcagatttttgagaaaaagttaagggaaaaaagtcagaattttgagaaaaagttaaggggaaaagtcaatttttttttaaaaagttaagggaaaaaaacaaattttcagaattttgagaaaaagttaagggaaaaaaggTACATTTTTTGGGAATAAGTtaaggaaaaagtcagaattttaagaaaaagttgagggaaaaaagtccaaattttgagaaaaagttaagggaaaatAGTcagatttttgagaaaaagttaagggaaaaaagtcagaattttgagaaaaagttaaggggaaatagtcagaattttgataaaaaagttaagggaaaaagCCAGAATTGTGataaaaagttgagggaaaaaagccAGAATTTTGTGCCAtcaatgatggctgcattccattaaGGTGAGCTGGTTCCAGGGCTCTTGTATTGGTGCATGCAAACtgacatggcttactgggacacaCAAGtccaaatgtctgctgtgaaaagggacTGCAAGACTGTACAGTCTGTCACTCTGGAAATTATAATGGCGTTTAtcatattttgcatttaaagaCCCTGAAAAGTTCTTCCATCAAGAgcatcactttgtgttgaaaagtggcGGGGACATAAGAGCTctaaagaaaaatctaaaaaactaaaatggtaTTCACTATATGCACTTTTGGGTCCTACTATCAAATAAAGGGttaggaatgttttttttaagttttttttttaacaaattatgcATTTATAAAGTGATGGAGGCAAAATATTCCATTTCGCAAAGTGGTAGGGACATGTCCCCAGCATCCCCAGTGTAAATGAAATCTATGCCGTCATGTGATTTTCCTGCAAACCCTTGTTAATAATTTAAGCTGTGAGTTAGTGCCTATAAATATAACCATATGTTGCCTCCTGTCCTTTGCTCTCAGGCCGTCTGGACTCGATTCTTCCCGGCCTCGGTGGAGATCAGACGACTGCTGGCCCAGGGGGAGATAGGCGAGGTGAAGATGGTAAGATCGGAGTTTGGCCTGCCGTTGCATGATGTGGCAAGAGCGGTGCAGAAGGAGCTGGGTGGAGGAGCAATACTAGATCTTGGCGTCTACTGCCTGCAGTTCACGTGCATGGTGTATAATGGAGAGAAGCCAGAGAGCATCCAGGCCACGGGGATCTGCCTGGAGACAGGTGATGAAAAAGAGACCAGTAGGTTCTCACAGATATGATTTCTTAAGTCACCTCGTTAACATGTGGAGGAGTGGTTCTTTCTGGGTTCAAAAGTACATTAAGAAACCTCTTGTAATGTTTGAGTCATCCTCCTAACCACCACTGCTTTCTCTTTCATCAGGTCACACAGGTTGTTACCCATTGACCTCGGTTGTATACTTCAGTTTGCAGCTCCTCATATGATAGCAGATGGGAGGTTTTAAGTTGGAGCTTATGAATTCTTTACTCCggctctcctactgttgatttGGGAATTTTTAACCAAGAGAGTGTCTGAGGGAGTCTGATAAGACTTCACCTCTTATCTCTGttgcttcatttatttttttatgtgttgaCTGGCACAATAAAGGTTAAGGGTTGATAGTGCTGCCCAGCATTCATACATACAGGCTTTGTCTTCGatataaaacacagcagaaataagtGACTTATCATTCTGTTTGCAGAGGACACATGGAACACACTACAACAGCCATTTATGTTGCACTTTTTAAAACCAGGTCTCTACATTCATGTCATTAGTTTTCTGGTCTCTTCATCAAATGTGAATCATATATTTGTATGTTGTTGCAGGAGTGGATGACACTGATGTTGTCACTCTGAAGTTCTCCAACAACAGGATGGCAGTGTTTACCACTTCTCTTGATGTGACGCTGCCCAATGAGGCCGTTATTGTGGGCACAAAGGGCACCATCAGGGTAGGTCATCACTGCAGGGCCGCAtgaccaaaataaaattcaaatgcTGTTCCCTTTCACACTATGTGCTGTTGTAAAGTCATACAAGGACGAGTGTGAAGCAACTTAAGAGGGAAGTTAGGAAGTTGtgcaacacaaagaagaagTATTCACTGCACAGACTACTGCATATACCATTactgtgaaaatatcttgttgCATACTGTTTTTAGATCCCTGAGCACATGTGGTGCCCCACAACATTGGTGGTGAATGGGAAGGAGACCCAGTACCCGGTGCCAGAACCCCATTTGCCTCTAAACTTCACCAACAGTACAGGGATGCGTTACGAAGCAGAGGAGGTTCGACAGTGTTTGCTCAAAGGTACTGTGACGTTTAGCATATCTTAACCTGCATTTATTATTACTGCAAGGGTGTATTACCCTGTTGACCTTGATGTTTAAAACAAGCACAATAATAGGCATGCAATTGTCAGATTTATGAATGTAGAGGCCTTTTGTTACTTgttaaacacatacacaccacagGGTGGCATCAGAAACACTGAACTCTTAATGGCCCTTTTACTATGTTCATAGTGTACGTGCAGACTTCACAGTACACTGTATGTCTTCTCACATATCTATGATTTCCCCATGCAGGGCTGAAGGAGAGTGCAGTTATGTCCCATGCTGACTCTGTTCTGCTGGCTGAGGTGGAGGACGAGATCCGCAGGCAGATAGGGGTGGTGTACAGCCAGGACAGCCAGTAAATCATGAGTCACATTCCCTTGTTGTAAACAGCACATTTATGGTGGAGAATAAATCATCATTTGTGTTCAGACTgcgtcttcttttttttctgatgtggCTGATCATGATCGGTCTCAGTATGTTGACTCTTGACATATTTGTCAATTTGTCATCAAGTTTTTAAGTTTATCATGAACTACattgtaaaacatttgattattaTACATTCTGCCGTGTTTCCCTGAGGTGTCTGGAAGAGTTATGTGCAGGAATTTATTTGGTTTGGAGTTTACAGACAAAACTAAAGAAGTCCATTGAAGACTAATTACAACCATTAGATCTGCcatttagttagttttgatgCTCTTCACATTGATTTTACATCATTTAGCAAAGATGTTGCCAAAAAGGCTGCTGCACCTAAGCCTTATAAAAAGGTAGGGAAAGGTCTGTACTATATTTTCAATAACCTTTATTAGTTTTGTGTCCATAATGTATCACTAGAATGCTTCACTTCatgtaaatgtacagtaatgCCACCCATAAATTAAAGTGTCTGGATATTCAtgaggaggggccttaaagagactgttctgattggtcagcttgcaTACGCCTGACTCAAATTATCCAGAGGTATGAATCAAATCACAGAATCAAATgtgggactactgatgaggcctttcagtgtgcagcagtgttttctgtgggagacagGAGCTTCtcttggtgcagactttgacctttctAACTTTCAAGATTTCCCATGCAACAGAAAGAAAGTATGATAAATATGATTCATtctcaaacaaaacactcacaaGGCAGCATTAAGATAAGTGCTCATCTCTTTTATTGATGGAAATCCAGCCTTTAAGGACAGCTCAGTACACCAGCTAAAATTAGAATAGTCCTTTACATTTAGTTAGTTCTTACACTCTAGCAGTACAATCCAAAGCATGTTAGACATATGAAGACAGCTACAGTGATTCACTAACATGGGAGGAGAAGACAAGCAGAGGAGCTCTGCCCATCATCCACTGGGGATTGAGAGGGACAGGGCTTCATGCCCTCATCAGATCCCTGTGAAAAAACGCCTCAAAGTGCTCATTCATATCAGTTAACTTTAGTGAACCATACATGATTCATCAGTGCCAACTTAAGACATGATCCAAatgcaaagaaatgtaaaggcTTTATGTCACATCtaacaacacaaatacagtaacTAGCTCAAACACCTCTGAAGCGGACATCCAAAACTAAAATTTCTCTATAGTTAGACAAAATATAAGTAGTATTGGATGTCCAGAAACACAACTTTACCATTCACAAAAGTCAAGTATAATATCGAATGTAACATTGTGGAGTAGATTAGGAGTGCAACACTTACAGATACAAGTAAATACAATGAAAGCTGGCACTAAGAGAGGACACTTCATACAGACAGCACTACAGAAGGACCTGTTTGGGTGGAGTGGTGGAAGCAAGGCTGTGGGAGGAGCCCTTTGACTTTCGGATGCCACAAGTTTGTTCGTTTTATCGGCAGAGGAGTGTGATTAGTAAACTGTGCCAGTACTCAAGGTGCTCTGTGTCGAGTTCAACCTGCCCCGCCACCAGCCCCACCTAAACGAGAACCAGTATGCGCATGCACACAGACCAGGATGCATTCACTCTCAGACTGCTTcacttttaataaaacacaacttttttgAGTGAATAAATACAGCAGTTTCTGGTCGGGGTGTATTAATCTGAGGCCCTGCAGACTGGTTTGATTGAGAGAATCGATGTGAAAGGAATGGAGAAGTGAAGTGGAATTGCATGGATCAAGCCTCCACTCCCACCCAAAACAGCTCTTTTTCAATGAGGGctatactttatatttttagtTTCTTTCCGCCTTATTGCCTAAATTGTTCAGAGGATGACTCTGTCAGCCCAGGTGTTGGATGAGAAGGGCTGTGAGCTGGAGTGGATTGTGGGTTGGAGAGCTATGACAGATATATGAAGGAGGGAGAAAGCGGAGCAGCCCTGTTGGCTGTTCAAGCCACCGGAACCACGCGCATGGTGTTGGTGTAACCGGAGCCTGGACGCCAGCCGGTCAAGATGATGACAACATCTCCCACTTTGAAGAAGCCTCTAGCCTTGCCtggaaattaaacaaataaaaagacacaATTTACTAAACATTGCTTATCTGTTGTGTTACATTGTGGTTAGCACAGCGTCTTGGCTCAAAGCTCACCGTTTTTCTTGTTCTTCTGCATCGTTAAACAGCTGCACAATACAATCATAACTGCCATAGACACTTACCCACGTCCATGGCAAAGTTGACACGCATGTCAACATCCTCTGCCCACACATCGTTGGCAGGCTTGGTGTAGAGGACTGGGAAGATGCCGCGGTACAGGTGGGCTTGGCGAGCTGTCTGGGCGTTACGGGTCACAGCCAGAATGGGGGCACGGGGCCTGTACCTGGAGATCAGGTGGGCGGACCTGCACATACACGCACAGAAACATACAGCTTAGTATACAGGATTACCTCACTTTAATCACATGTGGAGTATTTTTCCTTAAACTAATGATTACAGCTGTATGACCTGATAATTATGATGATTAGGGAAGGGTACAGCTGAACAGGTTAATTGCTAAACTATTAATAATTCACTCTTGGTGTTAAAATCACGAATGCCACGTTTCTACCACCATGATGTTAGCAAATAAGAACCAAAAAGTAGCAGGTTTTTCTTGACCTGAAGTGGTTTAAGGTTCAATAAGCCGGGTTAATTTTGTGAGAAAAAACTATGATCAGATACCATGTCGGCATGTTGAATTTGAAATGGTTATTGTATAAAACCTTTCATTGAATAACATTATAAGCACTGTTTtagtcattaatattaatacttCGTACATACTAATTTCTTGCAGATGAATTCTTGGTAGAAGCTATTTAGTGTGGTTATAAACACAGCACCCCACATACATAGGTGTTTTCAGACATTCTGGCTGATTTGGACTTCTTGTTAGAGATCTGCAGAGCTCAACATGTACTGAAttgaaataataacaaaaaacatttgttggtgCGTCATAACTAACAGAGAAGCTGAGCAGAGATTGTAAACGGCCAAACAATTCTGGGAAATAGGTGATAACACTGAGGCTTAAAGTCACAGTCAGGGGCCCTATCCAAATGtccactccaacacacacatgcgcatcACTGGTTTAATGTGCATTCCCATTAAACCAGTGAGGCCTCAGGACTTTTCCACTGTGTAATTGACCTTCTGTGGGACAGAACTGCAGTTGGCAGACTTTGCTTACCCACAGTGGTACAATGTTAAAAACAGGGATGCCAAAGAAGTATCCCAAAAAACGTACATGTACCTCATTTAGCAGCACTGTGAGTGCATCTAATAATTTCCAATAATGTGTCTAATTTCATATGATTTCATACACTCTATGAAGCTATGTGGTAGCACTCTATTTAATATCATATCACATAAGTATGTAAAGGATGGACATTGGGATGGGGCTGATAACAACCCTCACGATCATTCTTGCTATCTCCACCCACCCTCTGTAACAgcacacatcagacacacacgcacatacacacaatatcACAGAGGAGGGGGCGTGTAAGAGCACATTAAGTGTTGGAGGGTGAATCAGGAGCTTTGTTGGACAGGTTGTCATGTATTTGGCAACAGCTTACCTTCAGGACCAGGGTCAATTCCCCTCTATGCTTCTCTGTCTTACCTCCCAGTCTTGGTGAGAACAATGATGGCACTAGCGCAGCATTTGAAGGATGACTCGACGGCGCCGACAGCTACAGCCTCTGAATGGTCTCTGGTCACTTTGGAGTGTCTCCTCAGCTCCTCGAACAGCTGCCTGTGGAAGATGGCCGCCTCGGCCTCTCGTGCTATCTGAGCCCACAGGGACCACGAGGGAAGGGTCGGGGGGTTACTCTCAATCACACACACGGCTGCTGCTGCACGCCGAATCATTCACACTGCTGGGAGTGACTGGCAAATGGGTAGGTAGACTCCTGGTTGAATAAGGTTAGCTGTTGGTTTAATGACAAGCTAATTGGTAGTTTGGACactgaagcaaaacaaaagaggcCAAAAGGCATCTGTCAAACTTTTGGGCTAAGGCCTGTTTACTCCAGTTGTTAAATTTGTTGACATAGATAAAAACCAGCAGTCTACTTGAGGTGTTTGCCAGCCTCTCCCAGTTACCTCCACAGTCAGTCACTGTCTGGCCCTACCCTCCCTCTCAGACTGCTCAAGTACAGACATCACTGTCCTCATTGACCTGCCAGGGCAAGGTAACCTGCCTACCTTCCAGAGCCAGTGAGCACAATGAGCCCAGAGGCTAAGCTCTTAAAGGAGGCCTCAACAGCGCCGATTGCAATAGCCTCAGCGTGGTCTGTGCAGTGCGGCGTGGAGCGGCGCAGGTCCTCGAACACCTGCCGGTGGAACATGGCTGCTTCGGCTTCACGAGCAATCTGGCACAAGTGAGGGTAGGATGCATCAAGCAAAGGCATTCCCACACCAGGCACACGCAGAcggaaaatgatgaaaatggttggaaaaaaggagaaaggacCGGGTCATGGGACAAGAGAGGGACAATGttagagagacaaacagaagtTAAAGTAACGTACAGACAGAAGGAAAGGACAGGAGAGACAGTGAACGGAGGTGTTCAGGTGTGCAGTTAGTGCGGGGAAACAGGGAAACACCAACATTAAAACATAAGAGTCAAAATTTAACCACAGCAATTTACATGAGGTATTACACCAAAATAGTACAATTCAACCCATGTTTATCTGGTGTAAGGCAAGTGAACTGCTGAGataacattttcaaaagcaTTATTTAActtcatgatttaaaaaaaatatatatccaaATCAAGTAATCAAAGAAGAGAATCGACAGAGCTGAgcttaataaaataaaatgacagttATAGACTTGAACTACTGGGAAACTTCACTTTAGTCAACTGGAGGTTAAAAAGGGAGCTGGGAGTTAAAATgccacacactgcacacacaggtatgaagacacagtgaaagacagtttagaaaagaaaagtgcAATTACAAGAAAAGCATTATACAGATTAAAGTCaatgagaaaaagacaaagacaatgaCAGCCTGAGAGCAAAAGCAGCTTAAAGCAGATTTGATCCATATGATTTTATAAGAATTGATAGAAGGACCTTGTTTTTAGGTCAGTGGGAGTGGTTTACTTTGGATTGTGAAGCCTCTCATAAAGCTTCAGTATGAGGGCAACAAGCTCAGAGGCAGGAGCTGCAGCACTGCTGAGTCACTCCTGCATCTGCATAGCAGTGCAGAAACAGAGTGTAGCCGAAAACAGTGGAGGTTAGCCAAGAAAGGCCTGAACAACGAAGGACAGGCAAGACAGCACTGACTGCATTATCCATCCATGCAACTGACTGATACCAACTGTGATATTAATGTAAGATTTAATTATTAGTGGGTCTGAGACTTCAAAAAGGTGTTCTACCTGTGTCTGTCC harbors:
- the dhdh.2 gene encoding trans-1,2-dihydrobenzene-1,2-diol dehydrogenase produces the protein MATRWGICGAGKISNDFTVALKSLPPGDHQVVAVAARKLENAQEFAKKHSISRAYGGYEALARDPDIDVVYIGVIHPYHLSTCLLFMNAKKNVLCEKPLAMNTKEVKQALASAKMNDVFFMEAVWTRFFPASVEIRRLLAQGEIGEVKMVRSEFGLPLHDVARAVQKELGGGAILDLGVYCLQFTCMVYNGEKPESIQATGICLETGVDDTDVVTLKFSNNRMAVFTTSLDVTLPNEAVIVGTKGTIRIPEHMWCPTTLVVNGKETQYPVPEPHLPLNFTNSTGMRYEAEEVRQCLLKGLKESAVMSHADSVLLAEVEDEIRRQIGVVYSQDSQ